The following proteins are encoded in a genomic region of Pyricularia oryzae 70-15 chromosome 6, whole genome shotgun sequence:
- a CDS encoding proline-specific permease, protein MAFETKVTSPAHDGAVASQDHGNNGNHNSDVEKAPSYNDGSDTNKPDMEPQIGVGGRGHTQRQLKNYHITLIGFCSGIGTGLFIGTGSAYAKAGPGGLLLAYLVVGSVLWCVMQSIAELATVFPSAGSFPHWATRFIDPAVGFSLAISYGYCYTIAIASEASAAAVLVSYWTDITPAVVITVSLISILAINLMSVRWFGEAEVFGGTVKVVCFIMLIFVSIIITSGGGPNHQPIGFKYWFEPGAWVDFNGIGGSTGHFLGFLAAFVNASFSFIGVETVVITAAEAKDPHHSIPKAAKNVTFRIGFFYVLGAILIGLIVDPRNPDLVTGTGNANSSPWVIAIQQAGISILPSIINACILVSAWSAGNSYCWVGSRMIVAMTTDRQLPQIFGRTNKVGVPYVAVIAAWLFGPLAYLSLGSGGPSQAFQWLLNLSTVAGLIAWSCLCFCYIRFHAALKAQGVDRDTLPWKSPFQPFTAWYGFIGAAIITLVAGFDVFLDGNWNTSNFIASYIGIPIFIIPIIIWKLVHRTKFARADTIDLWSGRLHETEMVEKAKPPTTLWGRFIHWLV, encoded by the exons ATGGCTTTCGAAACCAAAGTCACCTCGCCGGCCCATGACGGCGCCGTCGCGAGCCAGGATCACGGCAACAACGGGAACCACAACAGCGATGTCGAAAAGGCTCCCTCTTACAACGATGGCTCGGACACGAACAAGCCGGACATGGAGCCGCAGATCGGCGTCGGTGGTCGCGGCCACACGCAGCGGCAGCTCAAGAACTACCACATCACCCTGATTGGATTCTGTAGCGGCATCGGAACAGGACTCTTCATCGGCACAGGGTCGGCATACGCCAAGGCTGGCCCgggcggcctcctcctcgcgtATCTCGTTGTCGGCAGCGTGTTGTGGTGTGTGATGCAGTCGATTGCTGAGCTTGCTACTGTG TTCCCGAGTGCTGGTTCTTTCCCCCACTGGGCAACTCGTTTCATCGATCCGGCCGTAGGCTTTAGTCTGGCTATCAGTTACGGTTACTGCTACACAATTGCCATAGCCAGTGAGGCTTCAGCTGCT GCCGTGCTTGTGAGCTACTGGACAGACATAACTCCGGCCGTTGTCATCACGGTCAGTTTGATATCGATTCTTGCCATCAACCTCATGTCGGTCCGATGGTTTGGAGAAGCCGAGGTTTTTGGCGGAACCGTCAAAGTTGTTTGTTTCATCATGCTCATCTTTGTCTCGATCATCATCACCTCGGGCGGTGGCCCCAACCACCAGCCGATTGGATTTAAATACTGGTTTGAGCCTGGCGCCTGGGTCGATTTCAACGGTATTGGGGGCTCCACGGGCCACTTTTTGGGTTTCCTCGCTGCATTCGTCAACGCATCCTTCTCGTTCATTGGTGTCGAGACGGTCGTAAtcacggcggccgaggccaaggacCCTCACCACTCTATCCCCAAGGCCGCCAAGAACGTTACTTTCCGCATCGGCTTCTTCTACGTCCTGGGCGCTATTCTCATCGGCTTGATAGTGGACCCGCGCAACCCCGACCTTGTTACAGGCACCGGCAATGCCAACAGCTCGCCTTGGGTCATTGCCATTCAACAAGCCGGCATATCGATCCTCCCGTCCATCATCAACGCATGCATTCTCGTTTCGGCCTGGTCAGCTGGCAACTCATACTGTTGGGTTGGTTCGCGCATGATagtggccatgacgaccgacCGCCAGCTGCCGCAGATCTTTGGCCGGACCAACAAGGTTGGTGTACCATACGTCGCAGTCATCGCAGCCTGGCTGTTTGGCCCCTTGGCGTACCTATCGCTAGGCAGTGGCGGCCCCTCTCAGGCATTCCAGTGGCTCCTTAACCTGAGCACCGTGGCTGGCCTGATTGCTTGGTCTTGTCTTTGCTTCTGTTACATCCGTTTCCACGCTGCACTCAAGGCCCAGGGCGTAGACAGGGACACGCTCCCCTGGAAGTCACCGTTCCAGCCATTTACGGCATGGTATGGGTTCATCGGTGCCGCCATCATCACCCTGGTTGCCGGCTTTGATGTATTTCTGGATGGGAACTGGAACACGTCGAATTTCATCGCGTCGTACATTGGCATCCCGATATTCATCATTCCCATAATCATATGGAAGCTTGTCCATAGAACAAAG TTTGCCCGTGCCGACACCATCGATTTGTGGTCGGGTCGTCTTCATGAGACGGAAATGGTGGAAAAGGCGAAGCCCCCAACGACCCTCTGGGGACGCTTTATCCACTGGCTCGTCTGA
- a CDS encoding homocysteine S-methyltransferase — MSDIKILDGGLGTTLEDRFGVVFTHAKPLWSSDLLVSDQETLQACQREFAAAGADVLLTATYQVSVEAFARTKTPEHPDGIAPSSAMLPYLRGAVEIAEKAAAAAAAAAAAAAAAPRNETSAPSPQPAELALACGPYGAAMTPGQEYTGAYDAAHSTPDALSRWHLDRLALYAAAGEDVPGRCAYVAFETVPNLAEVWAVRDAITRLRQDASCSRFPSRFWICCVFPHEDERLADGSSVDQVVEAMLAARGGGENGGAKESLALPWGIGINCTKIYKLEGLIKSFERSISGLKAKGVITNVPALVLYPDGTNGEVYNTTTQKWEAPQVVQGAGPKTPWDAQLTQIVNDTKSRGVFTSFLVGGCCKANPQNIKDLRNRLKE; from the exons ATGTCAGACATCAAAATCCTcgacggcggcctcggcACCACCCTAGAGGACCGCTTCGGCGTCGTCTTCACCCACGCCAAGCCCCTCTGGTCATCTGACCTGCTCGTCTCGGACCAAGAGACCCTCCAGGCCTGCCAGCGCGAGtttgccgccgctggtgccgACGTGCTGCTGACGGCGACGTACCAGGTCTCGGTCGAGGCCTTTGCGCGGACAAAGACCCCCGAGCACCCAGACGGCATCGCCCCGAGTTCGGCCATGCTGCCGTACCTGCGGGGCGCCGTCGAAATTGCCGaaaaagcagcagcagcagcagcagcagcggcagcagcagccgcggcAGCGCCAAGAAATGAAACGTCTGCACCATCACCACAACCAGCCGAGCTCGCCCTCGCCTGCGGGCCCTACGGCGCAGCCATGACGCCCGGCCAGGAGTACACGGGCGCGTACGACGCGGCGCACTCGACCCCCGACGCCCTCTCCCGCTGGCACCTCGACCGCCTGGCGCTGTACGCCGCGGCGGGCGAGGATGTGCCGGGCCGGTGCGCGTACGTGGCGTTCGAGACGGTGCCGAACCTGGCCGAGGTGTGGGCCGTGCGGGACGCCATCACGCGGCTGCGGCAGGATGCTTCTTGTTCTCGGTTCCCCTCGCGCTTCTGGATCTGCTGCGTTTTCCCCCACGAGGACGAGAGGCTGGCGGACGGGAGCAGCGTGGATCAGGTCGTCGAGGCGATGCTGGCGGCCCGCGGCGGGGGCGAGAACGGCGGCGCAAAGGAGTCACTGGCCCTGCCGTGGGGCATCGGGATCAACTGTACCAAGATCTACAAGCTCGAGGGTCTGATTAAGAGTTTTGAGCGTTCCATCTCGGGTCTCAAGGCGAAAGGAGTCATCACCAATGTTCCGGCGCTAGTGCTATATCCTGATGGGACAAATGGGGAGGTCTACAATACAACCACCCAGAAGTGGGAGGCTCCTCAGGTTGTGCAAGGTGCTGGACCAAAG ACTCCTTGGGACGCACAGCTCACGCAGATCGTCAACGATACCAAAAGCCGAGGCGTATTCACATCATTCCTAGTGGGTGGTTGCTGCAAAGCAAACCCCCAGAACATCAAAGATTTGCGAAATCGTCTGAAAGAATAA
- a CDS encoding translation initiation factor eIF-2B subunit family protein, with amino-acid sequence MSSTQQESPPSSQRPLTKRSVVSCFIFKTDQTDGRARVALFRRSGKVRTYQHLLAPISGSVDKSDASPLAAAWRELQEETQLTQADLELLRHGKGYKFTDLSIGREWTIYPFAFRLLRDDAAVRLDWEHDEWGWHDPLQIGDDFSDGVPRLAESLRRVWFEMDIGAAAARLLDAGLARLQTDHQIGARQLADFALRLLRDVMLQIRCEGVDCERWWASVCAVAWHIWKNGRESMGAAIMAVLVRALEEVDGRLRSESTEESVQAWQNLAAEVLEKAVKLREGHTSGAVVAEAFASYLGKHFGPRLQTRQPITVLTLSESSTIALALQHVVANTGFALDLRILESRPLFEGVSLAASLTDKMLISQAALGGAGTEKETKESEEAHVSGSAKIDNHGGGGGGGTETTTETPDSWRRWDGSPKLSITLYSDAAAALAAAQGVDLVVIGADRISASGAVSNKTGSLPAILSARHVAGQRGGHQEVRVVVVSESDKIAPPDDPSEHVVEDNGGEQLRRAWAADFNSERVKGAAEQLSRFAVDGAVNGIKVSVSNIFFEWVPPELIDSYISERGVLCVEEIVDTSMALWESIDRIFGGL; translated from the coding sequence ATGTCGTCAACCCAACAAGAATCCCCACCAAGCTCTCAACGCCCACTGACAAAACGATCCGTCGTCTCCTGCTTCATCTTCAAGACAGACCAGACCGACGGCCGGGCCCGCGTCGCCCTGTTCCGGCGCAGCGGCAAAGTCCGCACGTACCAGCACCTGCTGGCCCCCATCTCGGGCTCGGTCGACAAGTCCGACGCGTCGCCGCTGGCCGCCGCCTGGCGCGAACTGCAGGAAGAAACGCAGCTCACCCAGGCGGACTTGGAGCTGCTGCGGCACGGCAAGGGCTACAAGTTCACGGACCTGTCGATCGGGCGCGAGTGGACCATCTACCCGTTCGCGTTCCGGCTGCTCCGCGACGATGCCGCCGTGCGTCTGGACTGGGAGCACGACGAGTGGGGCTGGCACGATCCGCTCCAGATCGGGGATGATTTCTCCGACGGCGTGCCCCGGCTGGCCGAGagtctgcgccgggtctggtTCGAGATGGATATCGgggctgccgctgcccgtCTGCTGGACGCCGGGCTCGCGCGTCTCCAGACCGACCACCAGATCGGGGCCCGGCAGCTGGCCGACTTTGCCTTGCGTTTGCTCAGGGATGTGATGCTGCAGATTAGGTGCGAGGGGGTGGACTGCGAGAGGTGGTGGGCCAGTGTGTGCGCTGTCGCCTGGCACATATGGAAGAACGGCCGCGAGAGCATGGGTGCTGCCATCATGGCAGTGCTCGTGCGAGCTCTAGAGGAGGTGGACGGGCGTCTACGGTCAGAATCAACAGAAGAAAGTGTACAGGCTTGGCAAAATCTAGCTGCCGAGGTGCTCGAAAAGGCCGTTAAACTAAGGGAGGGCCACACTTCGGGGGCCGTTGTGGCGGAGGCTTTTGCGAGCTATCTTGGGAAGCACTTTGGGCCCAGACTCCAAACCCGCCAACCCATCACGGTCCTGACCCTATCAGAAAGCTCAACTATAGCGCTAGCACTGCAGCATGTGGTTGCAAATACCGGGTTCGCATTGGACCTGCGCATCCTCGAATCGAGACCGCTATTTGAGGGAGTTTCGCTAGCCGCATCCCTGACCGACAAGATGCTGATCAGCCAAGCGGCACTTGGAGGAGCAgggacagaaaaagaaacaaaagagtCAGAGGAAGCACATGTCTCGGGATCAGCAAAAATCGACAAtcacggtggtggtggtggtggtggcacaGAAACGACGACAGAGACCCCGGATTCGTGGCGCCGATGGGACGGTTCACCTAAACTTAGCATCACGCTATACTCGGACGCAGCCGCGGCGCTAGCCGCAGCCCAAGGGGTCGATTTGGTCGTCATTGGGGCGGATCGAATCTCGGCTTCGGGGGCTGTGAGCAACAAGACGGGATCCCTGCCGGCTATTTTGAGCGCGAGGCACGTGGCCGGCCAGCGAGGAGGCCATCAGGAGGTCCGCGTCGTGGTCGTAAGCGAGTCGGACAAGATCGCACCGCCCGACGACCCCAGCGAGCACGTGGTGGAGGACAATGGCGGGGAGCAGCTTCGTAGGGCTTGGGCTGCCGACTTCAACAGTGAAAGAGTCAAGGGTGCGGCCGAGCAACTGTCTCGGTTTGCTGTTGACGGTGCCGTCAATGGGATCAAAGTTTCTGTGAGCAACATTTTCTTCGAGTGGGTGCCACCCGAGCTGATAGACTCGTACATATCCGAGCGGGGGGTGCTCTGCGTTGAGGAGATTGTAGACACATCTATGGCTCTCTGGGAATCGATTGATAGAATTTTTGGTGGCTTGTAG